The Chondrinema litorale genome includes the window GAAACAAATAATTACACTTCAACCACAGACAGTTAGTTGATATGATACAATTAGCAAAAGAAAAAATAGGAACCCGCATATTGGGTTCCTGGAAATTAGTAAACTGGGTTTATGAAACTGAAGCAGGAGAAATAGTAGACTTTTATGGCAAAGACCCACATGGATTATTAGTTTTTCTTGATTCTGGATACATGAGTGTTCATGTATATAAAAACAATAGAACCAAGTTTAATGATCTAGCTCTAAATTCAGGTAGTATAGAAGAGAAAGCGAATAGCTTTTCCACTTTTACAGCCTATTATGGAATTTATGAAGAAGTAAGACCGGGAGTTTTTGAAACCGCTGTTGAAGGTGCACTTATACCAGATTGGTTAGGCACCACTCAAATACGTTATGCAGAACTCAAAGATGATATTTTAGTATTATCTACTCCTCCCACACCAACTAGTGAAGGACTTAGAACCTTTAGGTTAACTTGGGAAAAGGTAGATAGAGGATGAATAAAAAGCCGGGTACATTACCCGGCCTTTTAAAAGAAATTTTGTTAAATTTTTGCTTTCATATTTACAAAACAAAAAAGCCGAAGTAATTACTTCGGCTTTTTTTAAAATATAAATACTTACTAATTATTCCGCTGCTTTTAACCACTCTCTCGCTTTGTCTTCAGCATTAAAGCTTTTTACAGTAAAGCCATTACTTACTTCAACAAAACCTTGAAGAGAAAGCTGGGTAAAAATGTTAGGCGATACAACTACACCCATATGTTTTAATCCGGCAGTAATTGCTCTAGGGTTCCAGTCGTTAGCATACCAATCGTTTGCTTTGCTCCAAGGACCAGAAATATTTTGGTTGTTTACCAAAACTTTTGAGATTGTACCGATAGATTTAAATAATTTTAAAAGCTCTTCTGAACCTTCTTGTACCATCTCAACAGATAAGTAACCATTCCAATCTACATAAATAAAGCCTTCTGACTCTTCATAAGTAATTGTTACAAATGGTTCACCTGATTTTCTGTTAAGAACAATTTGTTTAGATAATTCAACTGGCATAATATAATTGATTTTAGTTAATAGATTATAATTTACAGCAATTAACGGTAGTGTTTTACCTCCTAGTATTAATACAGAGCAGCATTTAACTCTAAAAAACTATTAATTATTACTTGTACAGATTTTGTTGAGACTTCAATAAAACAGGAGTATTGATCAAGTTTTTACTCAAAATTAGACTAATCCGCTTTATATTATAAATTTTCCAATAAGCCAGTATCCTGTTTTAACACAAATTTCCATCAAAAAAACACTAGCTTCAGTAGATTAATAGTAATATTCAGACAACTGTTATACTATGTTACAAAAAATGATGGGTAAAAAAATTGAATATAAGTTAAATCAAAATTAATAGATATATTAATCCTATTTTCTGAAAAATATTAGAATTTTATTAGGTATAAATTTAAAATTTACAAAATAAATATCAAACTATATAACAAAAAAATATCTTTAAATTACTGCTTTTTAGATTATTTTTGAGGCAGGAAGAAATTCCTAGTTTATTGAAAATGAAATTGCATTAGCCTTTTCTTTTTAAATTTTCAAACTTATACACGTTACATGAATTCTAAATTGCAAAAATTAACAACGCTAATACTGACTTGCATTACAACTTGGTGCTTTTGGAGTTGTACACCAACAGTTACGGAAAAAGAATCTACAACCAACACTAACAAAGAGGCTGTTGATTATGTAGACCCATTTATCGGAACATCTGCCCATGGGCATACTTTTCCGGGACCAACTTTACCATTTGGTATGGTTCAATTAAGTCCAGATAATGGTACTCAAGGTTGGGACTGGTGTTCTGGTTATCACATTACAGACAACACAATTGTAGGTTTCAGTCACTTACACCTAAGTGGAACTGGAATCGGAGACTTGGCAGACATTTTAGTAATGCCAGTAAACAGAGAGATTGATTTTACAAAGCCAACAAAAGAACGCGACGATTATCAGTATAAATCTTCATTTAGCCACGATAAAGAGAAAGCTTCTCCGGGTTATTATCAGGTTTATTTAGACGATAACAAAGTAAACGCTGAGCTTACTGCTTCTCTAAGAAGTGGTATGCACAGATATATTTTCGACGATGACAAGCAACATTCTTTCGTACTAGATTTGAGTTTTGCTATAAACTGGGATAAGCCAGTAGACACACAAATCAAAATAGTAAACGATTCTTTAATTACAGGATATCGTTTTAGTAAAGGTTGGGCTGAAGATCAAAAAACATACTTTGCTGTAAAACTTTCTCAGCCAATTGCTTCTAAAGTACTTGCTTCTGATACTGAGGTTTTAGGCGACGTTGCAGAAGTAACTGGAGAAAAAGCGAAAGCGCAGTTTTTCTTCGATCCGGCTACAAAAGAGCCACTTATGCTAAAAGTAGGTATCTCTTCTGTAAGTTCAGAAGGTGCAATTGCTAACATGGATAATGACATTAGCAACTGGGATTTTGACGGCGTAGTTACTACTGCGAGAGAAACATGGCAAAAAGAGCTAAGCAAAATTAAGGTAACATCTAACGACGATGAAAAGAAAACCATCTTCTACACAGCGATGTACCACAGCTTTATAGCTCCAAGTCTATATTCAGATTTAGACGGTCAGTACAAAGGTGCGGATGGTAAAATCCATAAAGCAGATAACTTCAATTACTATTCTACTTTCTCTATCTGGGACACTTTTAGAGGTAACAATCCACTATTTACTTTAACTCAACCAGATAAAGTAAACGACTTCGTAAATACAATGTTAGCGCATTACGACGAATACGGCTTATTACCAGTTTGGTCGCTACAAGCAAATGAAACTAACTGTATGACAGGTTATCACGCAGTGCCAGTTATTGCAGATGCTTACTTTAAAGGATACAAAGGTTTCGATGCAAAGAAAGCTTACGAAGCAATGAAAACCAGCTCTATGCAAAACATTAGAGGGGTAGAATTCTTGAAAAAATACGGATATATTCCTGCTGACCTTGAAGGCCAATCGGT containing:
- a CDS encoding lipocalin-like domain-containing protein → MIQLAKEKIGTRILGSWKLVNWVYETEAGEIVDFYGKDPHGLLVFLDSGYMSVHVYKNNRTKFNDLALNSGSIEEKANSFSTFTAYYGIYEEVRPGVFETAVEGALIPDWLGTTQIRYAELKDDILVLSTPPTPTSEGLRTFRLTWEKVDRG
- a CDS encoding GH92 family glycosyl hydrolase, with protein sequence MNSKLQKLTTLILTCITTWCFWSCTPTVTEKESTTNTNKEAVDYVDPFIGTSAHGHTFPGPTLPFGMVQLSPDNGTQGWDWCSGYHITDNTIVGFSHLHLSGTGIGDLADILVMPVNREIDFTKPTKERDDYQYKSSFSHDKEKASPGYYQVYLDDNKVNAELTASLRSGMHRYIFDDDKQHSFVLDLSFAINWDKPVDTQIKIVNDSLITGYRFSKGWAEDQKTYFAVKLSQPIASKVLASDTEVLGDVAEVTGEKAKAQFFFDPATKEPLMLKVGISSVSSEGAIANMDNDISNWDFDGVVTTARETWQKELSKIKVTSNDDEKKTIFYTAMYHSFIAPSLYSDLDGQYKGADGKIHKADNFNYYSTFSIWDTFRGNNPLFTLTQPDKVNDFVNTMLAHYDEYGLLPVWSLQANETNCMTGYHAVPVIADAYFKGYKGFDAKKAYEAMKTSSMQNIRGVEFLKKYGYIPADLEGQSVTKNLEYAYDDWCIAQMAKELGTEEEYQYYMKRANGYKELFDKETGFMRGKKENGEWTPNFDPKFSSHDEMADYTEGNAWQHSWFVPQDVEGLKQLFGSDERFLSHLDSLFSENSDILGDNKSPDISGLIGQYAHGNEPSHHIAYMYNYAGKPWKSQAQVRQIMDSLYTVEPDGICGNEDCGQMSAWYVLSAMGFYPVNPADGNFVFGSPLFDEAVLQLAEGKSLTIKANNVSDDNIYIQNVTLNGKPLERTYITYKEIQGGGELVYEMGSQPNTNWGTTPSAYPPSMTPLAVK